Genomic window (Propionibacteriaceae bacterium ZF39):
GCATCCCGACTTCTCCTTCCCGGGTGACGACGAGATGATCGCCGGCTTCCTCCGAGACATGGTGATTGCGCGGCGCATCGACAGCGAGGGCACCGCGCTGCAGCGGCAGGGCCAACTGGGTCTCTGGGCGTCGATGACCGGTCAGGAGGCCGCCCAGGTCGGGTCCGGTCGGGCGGCGAAGAAGCAGGACTACGTCGTTCCCAGCTATCGCGAGACCGCGGTCGCGTGGGTACGCGGGCTCGATCCCGTGGCGCTGTCGGCCGTGTTCCGGGGTGTCGACCTCGGCGCGTGGGCCGGCAACGACGGGAACTTCCACCCCTACACGATGGTCGTGGGCTCGCAGGCCCTGCACGCGGTGGGTTATGCGATGGGCATCACCGCCGATGGGGCGACGGCAACGGGCAACCCCGACACCGATGAGGCCGTGCTGGCGTTCTTCGGCGACGGGGCCACCTCGCAGGGCGATGTCAACGAGGCCCTGGTGTTCAGCTCGTCATTCCAGTCGCCGATCGTGTTCCTCTGCCAGAACAACCAGTGGGCCATCTCGGTCCCGACCACTCGGCAGTCACGCATCCCGATCGCGCGCCGCGCCGACGGGTTCGGCATGCCCGGCATCCGCGTCGACGGCAACGATGTCCTGGCCAGTTTCGCCGTGACCTCCTGGGCGCTCGACCGGGCGCGCGCGGGCGAGGGTCCGGCGTTCATCGAGGCGTTCACCTATCGCATGGGCGCCCACACCACATCCGACGATCCGACCAAATATCGACTCAATGCCGAGCTCGAGAGCTGGAAGCTGAAAGATCCGATCGAACGCGTACGCGCCTATCTGCGTCGCTCGGGTTCGGTGGCGGCTTCGTTCTTCGACGACCTTGCGGCCCAGGCGGACGATGTGGCGGCCGATTTCCGGTCGCGTACGCTCGCCCTCGCCGATCCCCTGCTCGAGGACAGTTTCGACCTCGTCCATGCCGAGGCGACCGAGCACATCATCGAACAGAAGGCCGCATACATCGACTATGCATCGTCCTTCGAGGAGGAGTGACATGGCAGAGACACTCACTCTCGGCAAGGCCTTGAATGCCGGCCTGCGCAAGGCTCTCGAATCCGACCCCAAGGTCATCCTCGCCGGTGAGGACATCGGCAAGCTCGGCGGTGTCTTCCGCATCACCGAGGGCCTGCAGGCCACGTTCGGTGAGGACCGCGTGATCGACTCGCCGCTGGCCGAATCGGGCATCGTCGGCACCGCGATCGGCATGGCCATGCGCGGCTATCGGCCGGTCGTGGAGATCCAGTTCGACGGGTTCGTCTTTCCGGCGTACGACCAGATCGTCACCCAGCTCGCCAAGATCCATCACCGGACGCGCGGGCAACTGAAGGTTCCCGTGGTGGTGCGGATCCCCTATGGCGGGGGCATCGGCGCGGTGGAGCATCACTCGGAGTCGCCGGAGGCGTACTTCGCGCACACGACCGGCCTCAAGGTCGTGACGTGTGCGAACGCCAACGATGCGTACTGGATGATCCAGCAGGTCATCGCCAGCGACGATCCCTATATCTTCCTCGAGCCCAAGCGGCGCTATCACGACAGGGGCGAGGTCGACACCGAGTCGGAGCCGCTGACGCTGCACGCCGCCCGCGTGGCGCGGGAGGGCAGCGACCTGACGCTGCTCTGTTATGGCCCGATGGTGAAGACCTGTCTGCAGGTCGCCGATGCCGCTGCCGAGGAGGGCAGGTCCCTCGAGGTCGTCGATCTGCGTACGCTCTCACCGATCGACATGGCGACCGTCGTGACGTCGGTGCACAGGACCTCGCGTGCGGTCGTCGTGCACGAGGCGCAGGTCTCCTACGGGATCGGTGCCGAGCTCGCCGCGCGCCTGAGCGAACAGTGCTTCTATGACATGGAGGCCCCGGTGCTCCGTGTCGGCGGCTATGACGTGCCCTACCCGCCGAGCCGGGTCGAGGAGGAGTACCTTCCCGATCTCGACCGCATCCTCGACGCGGTCGACCGCTCGTTCGCCTATTGATCCCCCGGAGGCCGAAGTGAAGACGTTCAACCTGACCGACCCCGGTGAAGGCCTGACCGAGGCCGAGATCGTGCGGTGGCTCGTCGCGGAGGGCGACGAGGTCAAGATCAACGACATCGTCGTCGAGGTGGAGACCTCGAAGTCGCTCGTCGAACTGCCGATTCCCTGGGCCGGGCGCGTGGATGCGCTGCTGGTCCCGGAGGGCGAGACCGTTGACGTGGGTACGCCCCTGATCCGGATCGACGACGGCAGTGGGCCCGAGCCAGCAGCTGCTCCGGCTGGGACGACCGAGTCTGTGGAGCAGAAGCGCGAACCCAATCTTGTCGGCTATGGGCCGACGGAGGGCGCGACGAAGCGGCGGGCCAGGCGTACGCGTGAGGTCGACGAGGGCGCCGCCAAGGCCCACGACCAGGTCGAGGATTCGTTCGACGGGCAGCGGAGCGCGAGCCGACCGGTCGACGAGCCGGCACCGCTGCATGCGGTGCGTGCGCAGGCGTCCGGAGAACCGTTGCCGCGACCCGGCCAACCGGCTGCGCAACAGCACCCGTCGGTCGTCGCAGCCAACAAGGTCCTGGCCAAGCCGCCGCTGCGGAAATTCGCCAAGGAGCAGGGGGTCGACCTGTCGGAGGTCACCGGCACCGGGCCCGGCGGGGTGATCCGGCGGGTCGATGTCGATGCCTATCTGGAGGCGAGGACTGCGGCGGCGTCCGCGCCAGCGTCGTCCGCGTCCCAGCACCGGCACCCCGGTCTGGAGGCCAAGCGCGAGCCCATCAAGGGGGTCCGCAAGGCGACCGCTGCGGCCATGGTGTCGTCGGCGTTCACCGCGCCCCACGCCAGCGAGTGGGTCACGCTCGATGTCACCGAGTCGATGGAACTCCTCGAGCGCATCCGCCGGCGCCGGGAATTCCGGGAGGTGAAGGTCTCCCCGTTGCTGCTCGTGGCAAAGGCTGTGTGCCTGGCGCTGCGGCGTACTCCCGAGATGAACACCTCCTGGGACGAGGACGCCCAGGAGATCGTCTTCCACGGGCACGTGAATCTGGGGATTGCGGCGGCGACGCCGCGCGGCCTGCTGGTGCCC
Coding sequences:
- a CDS encoding thiamine pyrophosphate-dependent enzyme → MSDTPDSGLVQLLTPEGERVEHPDFSFPGDDEMIAGFLRDMVIARRIDSEGTALQRQGQLGLWASMTGQEAAQVGSGRAAKKQDYVVPSYRETAVAWVRGLDPVALSAVFRGVDLGAWAGNDGNFHPYTMVVGSQALHAVGYAMGITADGATATGNPDTDEAVLAFFGDGATSQGDVNEALVFSSSFQSPIVFLCQNNQWAISVPTTRQSRIPIARRADGFGMPGIRVDGNDVLASFAVTSWALDRARAGEGPAFIEAFTYRMGAHTTSDDPTKYRLNAELESWKLKDPIERVRAYLRRSGSVAASFFDDLAAQADDVAADFRSRTLALADPLLEDSFDLVHAEATEHIIEQKAAYIDYASSFEEE
- a CDS encoding alpha-ketoacid dehydrogenase subunit beta produces the protein MAETLTLGKALNAGLRKALESDPKVILAGEDIGKLGGVFRITEGLQATFGEDRVIDSPLAESGIVGTAIGMAMRGYRPVVEIQFDGFVFPAYDQIVTQLAKIHHRTRGQLKVPVVVRIPYGGGIGAVEHHSESPEAYFAHTTGLKVVTCANANDAYWMIQQVIASDDPYIFLEPKRRYHDRGEVDTESEPLTLHAARVAREGSDLTLLCYGPMVKTCLQVADAAAEEGRSLEVVDLRTLSPIDMATVVTSVHRTSRAVVVHEAQVSYGIGAELAARLSEQCFYDMEAPVLRVGGYDVPYPPSRVEEEYLPDLDRILDAVDRSFAY
- a CDS encoding dihydrolipoamide acetyltransferase family protein, which gives rise to MKTFNLTDPGEGLTEAEIVRWLVAEGDEVKINDIVVEVETSKSLVELPIPWAGRVDALLVPEGETVDVGTPLIRIDDGSGPEPAAAPAGTTESVEQKREPNLVGYGPTEGATKRRARRTREVDEGAAKAHDQVEDSFDGQRSASRPVDEPAPLHAVRAQASGEPLPRPGQPAAQQHPSVVAANKVLAKPPLRKFAKEQGVDLSEVTGTGPGGVIRRVDVDAYLEARTAAASAPASSASQHRHPGLEAKREPIKGVRKATAAAMVSSAFTAPHASEWVTLDVTESMELLERIRRRREFREVKVSPLLLVAKAVCLALRRTPEMNTSWDEDAQEIVFHGHVNLGIAAATPRGLLVPNIPDAANMELLELAYALNEVTERAKQGRTQPSELSGGTFTITNVGPFGIDSGTPILNPGEAGILALGQIARRPWVVGEGADEKIVPRWVTTLAISFDHRLMDGEGGSLFLADVARILGDPGQALLF